The proteins below come from a single Zea mays cultivar B73 chromosome 8, Zm-B73-REFERENCE-NAM-5.0, whole genome shotgun sequence genomic window:
- the LOC100282109 gene encoding stem 28 kDa glycoprotein precursor, whose protein sequence is MALEPLRHGLVSLLVLLLLLVHAASAARARDLHLEMVTTSAATARAVPSCASWRLGVETNNIRDWYSIPAECRGYVRDYMYGDLFRQDCAVVAREAAAYAEGLELGGDGKEVWVFDVDDTTLSNLPYYADTGFGAEPYNATYFDEYVANATAPPLPEVLQLYETLLSLGIKVVFITGRHDYEKEPTIKNLRSAGYHTWDKLVLKPSSLGSSVVPYKSGERQKLVDAGYRIVGNMGDQWSDLIGAPEGDRTFKVPDPMYYVG, encoded by the exons ATGGCGCTCGAGCCCCTCCGCCATGGGCTGGTGTCGCTGctcgtgctgctgctgctgctggttcacGCGGCCagcgcggcgcgcgcgcgcgactTGCACCTGGAGATGGTGACCACCTCCGCCGCGACGGCGCGCGCCGTGCCGTCGTGTGCGAGCTGGCGACTCGGGGTGGAGACCAACAACATCCGGGACTGGTACAGCATCCCCGCGGAGTGCCGGGGCTACGTCCGCGACTACATGTACGGCGACCTGTTCAGGCAGGACTGCGCGGTGGTGGCACGTGAGGCCGCCGCCTACGCAGAGGGGCTCGAGCTCGGCGGCGACGGGAAAGAGGTGTGGGTGTTTGACGTCGACGACACCACCCTCAGCAACCTCCCCTACTACGCCGACACCGGATTCGG GGCTGAGCCGTACAACGCCACCTACTTCGACGAGTACGTAGCGAACGCGACGGCGCCGCCGCTGCCGGAGGTGCTGCAGCTATACGAGACGCTGCTGTCGCTGGGCATCAAGGTGGTGTTCATCACCGGCAGGCACGACTACGAGAAGGAGCCCACCATCAAGAACCTCCGCAGCGCCGGCTACCACACCTGGGATAAGCTTGTGCTCAA GCCGTCGTCCCTGGGTTCGTCGGTGGTGCCGTACAAGTCCGGCGAGCGGCAGAAGCTTGTGGACGCCGGGTACCGCATCGTGGGCAACATGGGCGACCAGTGGAGCGACCTCATCGGCGCGCCGGAGGGCGACCGCACCTTCAAGGTGCCCGACCCCATGTACTACGTCGGCTGA